Proteins found in one Exiguobacterium sp. 9-2 genomic segment:
- the purN gene encoding phosphoribosylglycinamide formyltransferase, whose translation MKIACFASGSGSNVEALFEAIEAGTLHASIELIVCDQPDATVIERAKRRGCDVFVFRAKDYPDKPSFEREIIARLEAKGVERIILAGYMRLIGEELLGRYAGRIVNIHPSLLPAFPGKDAIGQAFRGGVKITGVTIHIVDEGMDTGPIMAQEAVRITEEMTRETLQQAIQRVEHRLYPQVIEEWMKEEANV comes from the coding sequence ATGAAGATCGCCTGTTTTGCATCAGGAAGCGGTAGTAATGTCGAAGCACTTTTTGAAGCGATCGAGGCAGGGACGTTACATGCCTCGATCGAACTAATCGTCTGCGACCAACCGGACGCAACAGTCATCGAGCGAGCAAAACGACGTGGATGTGACGTCTTCGTCTTTCGAGCAAAGGACTATCCGGATAAACCGAGCTTTGAGCGGGAGATCATCGCTCGTCTTGAAGCAAAAGGTGTTGAACGGATCATCCTTGCCGGGTACATGCGTTTGATCGGGGAAGAGTTGCTCGGACGATACGCAGGGCGAATTGTCAACATTCATCCGTCGCTGCTTCCGGCGTTCCCGGGAAAAGATGCGATCGGACAAGCGTTTCGTGGCGGAGTTAAAATCACAGGTGTTACAATTCATATAGTCGATGAAGGAATGGACACAGGACCCATCATGGCTCAAGAAGCCGTTCGGATTACAGAAGAGATGACGCGTGAAACGTTGCAACAAGCGATTCAGCGTGTCGAACATAGACTGTATCCGCAAGTCATCGAAGAGTGGATGAAAGAGGAGGCAAACGTATGA
- the purH gene encoding bifunctional phosphoribosylaminoimidazolecarboxamide formyltransferase/IMP cyclohydrolase yields MRALISVSDKTGIVELGRAFHEAGIELVSTGGTHQALEEAGLPVIGISEVTQFPEMLDGRVKTLHPMVHGGLLGRRDLESHREQMAAQQIQPIDFVFVNLYPFKQTVLQEDVAYADAIENIDIGGPSMLRSAAKNHAAVTVVVDPADYETVVAEVREGGTTFETRQRLAAKAFRHTAAYDALIADYFLTQTGEKFPDQLTITLEKVQDLRYGENPHQEAAFYKTPIYRGASLASAKQLHGKELSYNNIQDANAALEILDEFREAAAVVVKHMNPCGVAVGPTIGEAFRRAHAADPVSIFGGIVALNREVDLETAEQLSGIFLEIIIAPSFTEEAFALLSAKKNIRLLELDVKRVQAIRYTAVAGGMLVQDSDDETLDDAAARVVTDRKPTAAEWEDLKLAWRAVKHVKSNAIVLAKDEVTVGVGAGQMNRVGSANIAITQAGEKAVGASLASDAFFPMGDTVEAAAAAGITAIIQPGGSIRDQESIDACNQHGITMVFTNVRHFKH; encoded by the coding sequence ATGAGAGCGTTAATTAGTGTGTCGGATAAAACAGGGATCGTCGAACTAGGACGAGCGTTTCATGAAGCAGGGATCGAGCTTGTCTCGACAGGCGGAACACATCAAGCATTAGAGGAAGCTGGGCTTCCGGTCATTGGTATCAGTGAAGTCACACAATTCCCAGAGATGCTCGATGGACGTGTCAAGACACTTCATCCGATGGTCCACGGTGGACTACTTGGTCGTCGTGATCTTGAATCCCATCGCGAACAGATGGCTGCGCAACAGATTCAACCAATTGATTTCGTCTTCGTCAATTTGTATCCGTTCAAGCAGACAGTTTTACAAGAAGACGTTGCTTATGCGGATGCGATTGAGAACATCGATATCGGTGGTCCAAGCATGTTGCGATCTGCAGCGAAGAACCACGCGGCTGTGACGGTCGTCGTCGATCCAGCTGATTACGAAACAGTCGTTGCTGAGGTTCGTGAAGGTGGAACAACGTTTGAGACACGCCAACGTCTTGCAGCGAAAGCCTTCCGTCATACAGCGGCGTACGATGCGTTGATCGCGGATTATTTCTTGACGCAAACAGGCGAGAAGTTCCCGGACCAGTTGACGATCACGCTTGAGAAAGTCCAGGATCTCCGTTACGGAGAAAATCCACACCAAGAAGCAGCCTTTTATAAAACACCAATTTACCGTGGGGCTTCCCTCGCTTCAGCGAAACAGTTGCATGGTAAAGAGTTGTCGTATAACAACATCCAAGATGCGAACGCTGCACTCGAAATTCTCGACGAGTTCCGCGAAGCAGCAGCCGTCGTCGTCAAACACATGAACCCGTGTGGTGTTGCCGTCGGTCCAACGATCGGAGAGGCATTCCGTCGCGCGCATGCAGCCGATCCGGTTTCAATTTTCGGAGGCATCGTCGCCTTGAACCGTGAAGTCGACCTAGAGACAGCAGAACAACTAAGCGGTATCTTCCTTGAGATCATCATTGCCCCGTCCTTCACGGAAGAAGCCTTCGCCTTATTGTCAGCGAAAAAGAACATTCGTCTACTTGAACTTGACGTCAAACGTGTCCAAGCGATCCGCTATACAGCAGTTGCCGGCGGTATGCTCGTCCAAGACAGTGACGATGAGACATTAGATGATGCAGCAGCACGTGTCGTGACAGACCGCAAACCGACAGCAGCGGAATGGGAAGACTTGAAACTCGCATGGCGCGCTGTCAAACACGTCAAGTCGAATGCGATCGTTCTCGCGAAAGACGAAGTAACGGTCGGCGTTGGTGCAGGACAGATGAACCGTGTTGGTTCAGCGAACATCGCGATTACGCAAGCCGGAGAAAAAGCAGTTGGCGCGTCCCTTGCTTCCGATGCCTTCTTCCCAATGGGCGATACGGTCGAAGCGGCAGCAGCAGCTGGCATTACAGCAATCATTCAACCAGGCGGCTCGATTCGCGATCAAGAGTCGATCGATGCGTGTAACCAACACGGCATCACGATGGTCTTTACGAACGTTCGACATTTCAAACACTAA
- the purD gene encoding phosphoribosylamine--glycine ligase, with amino-acid sequence MKVLVIGKGGREHALVWKLAQDERIETVYAAPGNAGMTQATCVPIAENAIDELVAFAQDEQIDWTIVGPEGPLVLGVVNAFQAAGLQVFGPTREAAAIEGSKQFAKELMARAGIPTAAHAVFTSAAEAEAYVRKAGAPIVIKADGLAAGKGVTVAETVDQALAAIHDTFAGEYGQQSRVVIEECLVGEECSLMAFVHEETVIPMVLSQDHKRAFDGDLGPNTGGMGAYSPLPQWDETALTTEAVDRIIQPLVDQMASEGIPFTGFLYAGLMLTKQGPFVIEFNARFGDPETEVILPRLETPLLDVIRPLMDGQTPEVVWTDQAAVGVVVAAEGYPEAPKTGQMIPLDQIGDDLLVFHAGTAEQSGQLVSAGGRVLVCVSRAETIEQAVEQVYANLPDVTHQPFFYRTDIAQKAFRASHES; translated from the coding sequence ATGAAGGTATTGGTGATTGGTAAAGGAGGGCGTGAACACGCGCTCGTCTGGAAGCTGGCACAGGATGAACGGATCGAGACAGTGTATGCTGCGCCTGGGAATGCCGGGATGACACAAGCTACATGTGTTCCGATCGCCGAAAATGCCATCGATGAACTCGTGGCGTTCGCACAAGACGAACAGATTGATTGGACGATCGTCGGACCAGAAGGACCACTCGTTCTCGGGGTCGTTAACGCCTTTCAGGCAGCGGGACTGCAGGTTTTCGGACCGACACGGGAAGCTGCGGCAATCGAGGGAAGTAAGCAGTTCGCGAAGGAATTGATGGCGCGTGCCGGTATTCCGACCGCTGCTCACGCCGTCTTTACTTCAGCAGCAGAGGCAGAAGCGTATGTTCGCAAAGCGGGTGCACCGATTGTCATCAAAGCCGACGGCCTCGCTGCCGGAAAAGGGGTCACGGTCGCAGAAACTGTGGACCAGGCACTTGCAGCGATCCACGATACGTTTGCCGGGGAATACGGGCAGCAAAGCCGCGTCGTCATCGAAGAGTGTTTGGTCGGGGAAGAGTGTTCGTTGATGGCGTTCGTCCACGAAGAGACGGTCATTCCGATGGTATTGTCGCAAGATCATAAACGGGCATTTGACGGTGACTTAGGTCCGAACACAGGAGGAATGGGCGCGTATTCACCGTTACCTCAGTGGGACGAGACAGCGTTGACGACAGAAGCTGTTGATCGCATCATACAGCCGCTCGTCGATCAGATGGCAAGCGAAGGAATACCGTTCACTGGCTTCCTCTATGCCGGTCTGATGTTGACGAAACAAGGACCGTTCGTCATCGAGTTCAATGCTCGGTTCGGTGATCCGGAGACGGAAGTCATTCTCCCACGCTTAGAGACACCGTTACTTGATGTCATCAGACCACTGATGGACGGACAGACACCAGAAGTCGTTTGGACGGACCAAGCAGCTGTCGGTGTCGTCGTCGCTGCAGAAGGATATCCAGAAGCGCCAAAAACGGGACAAATGATTCCACTCGATCAGATCGGGGATGACCTTCTCGTTTTTCATGCCGGAACAGCAGAACAATCCGGTCAACTTGTCTCAGCCGGTGGACGTGTCCTCGTCTGTGTCAGTCGTGCAGAGACGATCGAGCAAGCTGTCGAACAGGTCTATGCGAACTTACCAGACGTGACGCATCAGCCATTCTTTTACCGAACTGATATCGCTCAAAAAGCCTTTCGTGCCTCACATGAATCATGA
- a CDS encoding adenine deaminase C-terminal domain-containing protein, with the protein MKKNCGRSPWTKSEVRTHQAVISGKLAPTLVIQNATYLNHGVKAWRTANIWISGDRIVYVGPEMPEQADAYHDATGQYIVPGYIEPHAHPFQLYNPASLAKFAAERGTSTLVNDNMLLLLEPTEQAFAQVEALADLPTSMYWWARLDAQTELDADSISIDNRRIQAWLKHPQVIQAGELTGWPRLSQGDDELLHWMQDAIKLGKPIEGHFPGASAKTLTKMALYGVTSDHEAMTVEEAMTRLELGYTTTIRYSSIRPDLPDIFKGLVEAGLTQFDKVLVTTDGSTPSFYKAGMMDETIRLMLEAGIPVEEAYRIASYNAARHFNLDHLLGSIAPGRIAHLNFLEAKDAPTPVAVLARGIWVRQADIPCYPAEALDAAYALMPQSEVQISLTEQDFSFSMPVGLEMVNSVIMKLYQVEHDTSVPMLPAGCDESFLMLLDREGKWRLNTVLKNFATQVGGLVSSYSISGDILMIGKSKRDMQVAFERMKTFGGGIVLVEDGEVIAEVPLTLMGQTSDLPLEDLIVQETALREALFARGYAFEDPVYTLLFLASTHLPYVRITPQGIYEVLRKKVLFPAILR; encoded by the coding sequence GTGAAAAAAAATTGTGGAAGATCCCCTTGGACGAAATCTGAAGTACGAACACACCAAGCGGTCATCAGCGGAAAGCTTGCACCGACACTTGTCATACAGAATGCTACGTACCTAAATCATGGTGTCAAAGCATGGCGGACGGCGAACATCTGGATCAGTGGCGACCGGATCGTCTATGTCGGTCCAGAGATGCCGGAACAAGCCGATGCCTACCATGATGCGACAGGTCAATATATCGTACCCGGTTACATTGAACCTCATGCCCATCCGTTTCAACTTTATAATCCAGCGAGTCTTGCAAAATTCGCAGCAGAGCGAGGAACATCGACCCTCGTCAACGACAACATGTTGTTATTATTAGAGCCGACGGAGCAAGCGTTTGCTCAAGTCGAGGCGCTAGCGGACTTACCGACCTCGATGTACTGGTGGGCACGACTCGACGCGCAGACCGAGCTTGATGCCGATAGTATCTCGATCGATAATCGCCGGATTCAAGCATGGCTTAAACATCCACAAGTCATCCAAGCGGGTGAGTTGACGGGATGGCCACGTCTCTCGCAAGGGGACGATGAACTGCTCCACTGGATGCAGGATGCGATCAAACTTGGAAAACCAATCGAAGGTCATTTCCCTGGTGCTTCAGCGAAGACGCTGACAAAGATGGCGCTGTATGGTGTGACGAGTGATCACGAGGCAATGACGGTCGAAGAAGCGATGACACGTCTTGAACTTGGTTATACGACGACGATTCGTTATTCATCGATTCGTCCGGATCTACCGGATATCTTTAAGGGGCTTGTCGAAGCGGGATTGACGCAGTTCGATAAGGTACTAGTGACAACAGATGGTTCGACACCGTCCTTTTATAAAGCGGGTATGATGGATGAGACGATCCGACTGATGCTCGAGGCAGGCATTCCGGTCGAAGAAGCATACCGGATTGCGTCATACAATGCAGCACGTCATTTTAATCTCGATCATCTACTCGGAAGTATCGCGCCAGGACGGATTGCACATCTCAATTTCCTTGAGGCAAAAGATGCTCCGACACCTGTCGCTGTACTTGCACGCGGCATATGGGTCCGTCAAGCCGACATTCCATGTTACCCAGCCGAAGCGCTTGATGCTGCTTATGCCCTTATGCCACAATCAGAAGTCCAGATTTCCTTAACGGAGCAGGATTTTTCATTCAGCATGCCGGTTGGTCTTGAAATGGTCAATTCCGTCATCATGAAGCTCTATCAAGTCGAGCATGACACGAGTGTACCTATGCTACCAGCAGGTTGCGATGAATCCTTCCTAATGCTACTGGACCGCGAAGGGAAGTGGCGTTTGAATACCGTCTTGAAGAACTTTGCGACACAAGTCGGAGGTCTCGTCAGTTCGTACTCGATTAGTGGTGATATTTTGATGATCGGTAAATCAAAACGAGATATGCAAGTCGCGTTTGAGCGGATGAAAACATTTGGCGGTGGAATCGTTCTCGTCGAAGACGGAGAAGTCATCGCTGAAGTTCCATTGACCTTAATGGGGCAGACGTCCGACTTACCACTCGAGGATTTGATCGTTCAAGAAACCGCTTTACGGGAGGCATTATTTGCCCGTGGATATGCCTTTGAAGATCCGGTCTATACGTTGCTATTCCTAGCGTCTACACATCTACCATATGTGCGAATCACACCACAAGGTATTTACGAAGTCCTTCGGAAAAAAGTCCTTTTCCCGGCGATTTTGCGATGA
- a CDS encoding YerC/YecD family TrpR-related protein — MQLDKLRGKELDQLFTAIMKMDSLEDCYTLFEDLATVNEIQALAQRLEVARQLREGNTYHKIEKATGASTATISRVKRCLNYGSGGYDLALARLGLIEQEVADN; from the coding sequence ATGCAACTCGATAAATTGCGTGGAAAAGAATTAGATCAGTTATTTACAGCCATCATGAAGATGGATTCATTAGAAGATTGTTATACGTTGTTCGAAGACTTAGCGACCGTCAACGAAATCCAGGCGCTCGCCCAACGTCTGGAAGTCGCACGTCAATTACGTGAAGGCAATACGTATCACAAAATCGAAAAGGCGACCGGTGCTTCAACAGCAACGATTTCGCGTGTCAAACGTTGCTTGAACTACGGTTCGGGCGGTTATGATCTGGCGCTTGCCCGCCTAGGTCTTATCGAGCAAGAAGTAGCGGATAACTAA
- a CDS encoding TrkH family potassium uptake protein, whose translation MDFALQQRIQHFIRKLTPIQSLVIIYFVAVIIGIILLGLPWSTKGNYDWDFTDLVFMAVSCVSVTGLTTVSVSDTFTTFGYFMIMILVQVSGIGLMSLHIAMWVILGKRIGFRERQLVVRDQNQTTMQGVVKYIREVILIIVSIELIGALILGLYYTKYFPTLGEAMLQGLFGSVSATTNAGFDITGESLLPFRGDLFVVFMQILLLTLGAIGFPVLVEVRRYISYRATRQATRQPYHFSLFTKLTASTFFILVLFGTVALLLFEWNQSFKGLPIDEKLVDALFQSVTTRNGGLTTVDITSFSQASIFVLSLLMFIGASPSSVGGGIRTTTFAVAVLSVIAFIRGEYGIKIFGREIGQSDIWKAFVVIVVSTGVTMVGLIVLLIVEDAPFLVLFFEACSAFGTTGLSLGITDQLSDIGKWTLSVLMFIGRIGVISFVLLLKANQPKRNYNYPKESVIIG comes from the coding sequence TTGGATTTTGCGTTACAACAAAGAATTCAACATTTCATTCGTAAGCTGACGCCTATCCAGTCGCTCGTCATCATCTACTTCGTTGCTGTCATCATTGGGATCATTCTGCTCGGCTTACCGTGGTCGACGAAAGGAAATTACGACTGGGACTTCACGGACCTTGTCTTCATGGCGGTCAGTTGTGTTAGTGTCACCGGTCTGACAACGGTCTCGGTTTCGGATACCTTTACGACGTTCGGGTACTTCATGATCATGATTTTAGTACAAGTCAGCGGGATCGGCTTGATGTCGCTTCATATCGCGATGTGGGTCATCCTCGGAAAACGAATTGGCTTCCGGGAGCGTCAGCTCGTCGTCCGAGATCAGAACCAGACGACGATGCAAGGTGTCGTCAAATACATTCGGGAAGTCATCTTGATCATCGTCTCGATTGAATTGATTGGTGCTTTGATTCTCGGGCTGTACTACACAAAGTATTTTCCGACGCTCGGAGAAGCGATGCTTCAAGGGTTGTTCGGATCGGTCAGTGCGACAACGAACGCCGGTTTTGATATCACGGGAGAATCATTACTGCCGTTTCGCGGGGATCTGTTCGTCGTCTTCATGCAAATTCTGCTTTTGACGCTCGGCGCGATCGGTTTTCCGGTACTCGTTGAAGTCCGACGTTATATTTCCTACCGGGCGACACGTCAAGCGACACGTCAACCGTATCATTTTTCACTGTTCACGAAATTGACGGCGTCGACGTTCTTCATTCTCGTTCTCTTTGGAACGGTAGCACTACTACTATTCGAATGGAACCAATCCTTTAAAGGCTTACCAATCGATGAGAAGCTCGTCGACGCCTTGTTCCAATCCGTTACGACTCGTAACGGTGGATTGACGACGGTCGATATCACGTCCTTCTCACAAGCCTCGATTTTCGTCTTGTCGCTCTTAATGTTCATCGGAGCGTCACCGTCTTCCGTTGGTGGGGGGATTCGAACGACGACGTTCGCTGTCGCTGTCTTGAGTGTCATCGCCTTCATACGAGGGGAATATGGTATCAAAATCTTCGGTCGTGAGATTGGTCAATCGGATATTTGGAAGGCCTTTGTCGTCATCGTCGTCTCGACTGGCGTGACGATGGTTGGATTGATCGTCTTGTTGATCGTTGAGGACGCGCCGTTCCTGGTGCTGTTCTTTGAAGCGTGTTCAGCGTTCGGTACGACCGGTCTATCACTCGGCATCACGGATCAATTATCGGATATCGGAAAATGGACGTTGTCTGTGCTGATGTTCATTGGTCGAATCGGTGTCATCTCGTTCGTTCTTCTGTTGAAAGCGAACCAACCGAAACGTAACTATAACTATCCGAAGGAATCCGTCATTATCGGATAA
- a CDS encoding heptaprenylglyceryl phosphate synthase: protein MGRTVLLPFNEWRHVFKLDPAKPIDDASLQAIATSGTDAILVGGTDDITLDATLDLLMRLRRYPVAVALEISELEAATMGFDTYLTPTVLNAGTLEYVVEKQVEALEQVGHMLAHADLVGEGYIVLNPDAKVARVTQAKPLTLDETVAYAQLADSVFRLPVVYLEYSGVYGEPERVAAVRDVLKQARLFYGGGIDSEERAREMLQYADTIVVGNVIYEDLKAALATVAATR, encoded by the coding sequence ATGGGACGAACCGTGTTATTACCTTTTAATGAATGGCGACATGTCTTTAAACTAGATCCAGCAAAACCAATTGATGATGCTAGCCTACAGGCGATTGCGACGTCCGGAACGGATGCGATTCTTGTCGGTGGAACAGATGACATCACACTCGATGCAACGCTTGATCTCTTAATGCGTTTGCGACGATATCCAGTCGCGGTGGCACTTGAGATTTCAGAACTCGAAGCCGCAACGATGGGATTCGATACGTATTTGACGCCGACGGTCCTGAATGCGGGAACATTAGAATATGTCGTCGAAAAACAGGTCGAGGCATTAGAACAAGTCGGTCATATGCTGGCGCACGCTGATCTTGTCGGGGAAGGGTATATCGTCCTGAATCCTGATGCGAAGGTCGCGCGTGTGACACAAGCAAAGCCGTTAACGTTGGATGAAACCGTCGCTTACGCACAACTTGCGGATAGCGTCTTCCGCTTACCGGTCGTCTATCTCGAATACAGTGGCGTTTACGGGGAACCGGAACGAGTAGCAGCCGTTCGCGATGTGTTGAAGCAGGCACGCCTGTTTTACGGCGGCGGCATCGACTCCGAGGAGCGAGCGCGTGAGATGTTGCAGTATGCGGATACGATCGTCGTTGGGAACGTCATTTATGAGGATTTAAAAGCAGCGCTTGCGACCGTCGCAGCGACACGATAA
- the pcrA gene encoding DNA helicase PcrA, whose protein sequence is MFNLSEQLVSGLNPEQARAVKHTEGPLLIMAGAGSGKTRVLTHRVAYLMAAKQVAPWNILAITFTNKAAREMRDRIGRLVGGVANDIWVSTFHSMCVRMLRRDIDQLGYDRNFTILDSSDQQSAIKLVLKEQNLDPKKWDPRSMLTIISSQKNELRSAEFYASIVTSPYEKTVAEIYKGYEAVLRRNNALDFDDLIGKTTELFKKSPDVLAYYQKKFRYIHVDEYQDTNKAQYDLVNLLASGHQNLCVVGDSDQSIYRWRGADIANILSFEEDYPNAAVILLEQNYRSSKRILEAANHVIQNNSTRKDKKLWTDNDEGEKLIVHTAENEREEAFYIVQEIRNSLRYGMKLSDIAILYRTNAQSRAIEETLLKSNVPYKMIGGTKFYDRKEIKDVLAYLRLISNPDEDLSFARIVNEPKRGIGATTIDKLRDFADLQGVSLMEAIRDIELSSIAPKTAAKLTDFRTMILGLSQMQEFISLSELVEEVLEKSGYRQVLKEDKTLEAQSRLENINEFITVAQNFEKETAKADPEDRTIIAFLTDLTLVADVDSLDETDPEEQVTLMTLHSAKGLEFPVVFLIGMEEGLFPHSRSLQDEDEMEEERRLAYVGITRAEKRLYLSHARMRSLYGRTNANQESRFLAELPEVVIERTGKKAKPLPWEDRPVPQGKAVIGRSISKPTAMKTSGAETLGWSVGDKAEHGKWGLGTVVQTRGEGDNLEIDIAFPAVGIKRLLAKFAPIKKV, encoded by the coding sequence ATGTTTAATTTGAGTGAACAGCTCGTCAGTGGACTAAACCCTGAGCAAGCAAGAGCAGTCAAGCATACGGAAGGTCCACTGCTGATCATGGCAGGAGCCGGTTCCGGGAAGACACGCGTCCTGACACACCGGGTCGCTTATTTGATGGCGGCTAAACAAGTCGCGCCGTGGAACATCCTTGCGATTACGTTCACGAACAAGGCAGCGCGGGAAATGCGGGACCGGATTGGTCGTTTGGTCGGTGGTGTCGCAAACGATATTTGGGTCTCGACCTTCCACTCGATGTGTGTCCGGATGTTACGTCGCGACATCGATCAGCTTGGATACGATCGCAACTTCACGATCCTTGATTCAAGTGATCAGCAATCGGCGATCAAGCTCGTCTTAAAGGAACAAAACTTGGACCCTAAAAAATGGGATCCGCGATCGATGCTGACGATCATCTCGTCACAGAAAAATGAATTACGCAGTGCTGAATTCTACGCCTCGATCGTGACGAGTCCGTATGAGAAGACCGTTGCTGAAATCTATAAAGGATACGAAGCGGTCCTACGCCGGAACAACGCGCTCGACTTTGATGATCTAATCGGAAAAACGACAGAGTTATTCAAGAAGAGTCCGGATGTCCTTGCGTACTATCAGAAGAAGTTTCGCTACATTCATGTTGATGAGTATCAAGATACGAACAAAGCCCAGTATGATCTCGTCAATCTGTTAGCTTCGGGACATCAGAATCTCTGTGTCGTTGGGGACTCGGATCAGTCGATTTACCGCTGGCGTGGTGCTGACATTGCGAACATCCTCTCGTTCGAAGAGGATTATCCGAATGCAGCCGTCATTCTACTCGAGCAAAACTACCGTTCCTCGAAACGAATTTTGGAAGCGGCCAACCATGTCATCCAAAACAACTCAACACGTAAAGATAAGAAACTTTGGACGGATAACGACGAAGGCGAGAAGCTGATCGTTCATACGGCAGAGAACGAGCGGGAAGAAGCATTTTATATCGTCCAGGAAATTCGGAATTCACTTCGCTACGGGATGAAACTGAGTGATATCGCGATTTTATACCGGACGAACGCACAATCGCGTGCGATCGAGGAAACACTTCTCAAATCGAACGTTCCGTACAAAATGATTGGCGGCACGAAGTTCTACGATCGTAAAGAAATCAAAGACGTGCTCGCTTATCTCCGTTTAATTTCGAATCCGGACGAAGACCTGTCCTTCGCGCGAATCGTCAATGAACCAAAACGCGGTATCGGCGCGACGACAATTGATAAGCTGCGTGATTTCGCCGATTTACAAGGCGTGTCACTGATGGAAGCGATTCGCGATATCGAATTGTCGAGTATCGCACCAAAAACGGCAGCGAAATTGACGGATTTCCGGACGATGATTCTCGGACTCAGTCAAATGCAAGAATTCATCAGTCTTTCAGAACTGGTTGAAGAAGTGCTTGAGAAATCGGGCTATCGTCAAGTGCTGAAGGAAGATAAGACGCTTGAAGCACAGAGTCGTCTTGAGAACATCAACGAGTTTATCACCGTTGCACAGAACTTTGAGAAGGAGACGGCAAAAGCCGATCCGGAAGACCGGACGATCATCGCCTTCTTGACTGACTTGACACTCGTCGCCGATGTCGATTCACTCGACGAGACGGATCCGGAAGAACAAGTCACGTTGATGACACTCCACTCGGCAAAAGGACTCGAGTTTCCAGTCGTTTTCTTGATTGGGATGGAGGAAGGTTTGTTCCCGCATAGCCGTTCGCTTCAAGATGAAGACGAGATGGAAGAAGAACGTCGCCTCGCGTATGTCGGGATCACACGTGCTGAGAAACGTCTTTACTTGTCACATGCGCGGATGCGCTCCCTGTACGGACGAACGAACGCAAACCAAGAATCAAGGTTCCTAGCGGAGCTGCCGGAAGTCGTCATCGAGCGGACCGGTAAAAAAGCGAAGCCACTCCCATGGGAAGATCGCCCTGTCCCACAAGGCAAAGCGGTCATCGGTCGTTCAATCAGTAAACCGACAGCGATGAAGACGTCAGGTGCGGAAACGCTCGGTTGGTCGGTCGGAGATAAGGCAGAGCATGGGAAATGGGGACTCGGTACAGTCGTCCAGACTCGGGGTGAAGGAGATAATCTTGAAATCGATATCGCATTCCCAGCAGTCGGAATCAAACGATTGCTCGCAAAATTCGCACCGATTAAAAAGGTATGA